A region from the Bacillus sp. (in: firmicutes) genome encodes:
- a CDS encoding zinc ABC transporter substrate-binding protein — protein sequence MRYKFLTLIAIFVLGTTLIGCNNEITTTQKDDNNKLKVYTTLYPLADFTKKIGGDHVDVESIIPPGADAHTFEPTSKQMIDIAEADAFIYNGLGMETYAEKIAEALENEDTIMVEAAHGIEVVQHTHDHHTHEDEHHESDEHEHEAEHHEADEHAHEEEHHEADEHAHEEEHHESDEHAHEEEHHESDEHAHEDKANEHEHHHRDVDPHVWLDPIRAIILAQNIKDALIELKPEAKEEFENNFITLKAELEKLDEEFHQLVDAKKNPEMIVSHAAYGYWEESYGIHQIAVAGISPTDEPSQKDLANIIKLAKEKQIQYIIFEQNVTPKVAEVIRKEINAEPLRLHNLSVLTEEDIQNGEDYFSLMRKNIETLDKVLH from the coding sequence ATGCGATATAAATTCTTGACTTTGATCGCTATATTCGTCCTTGGTACAACACTAATAGGATGTAATAATGAAATAACAACCACTCAAAAAGATGACAATAACAAATTAAAAGTTTACACGACTCTTTACCCATTAGCAGACTTTACGAAAAAAATTGGCGGAGATCATGTGGATGTCGAAAGCATTATTCCACCAGGCGCTGACGCTCATACATTTGAGCCAACTTCTAAGCAAATGATCGATATCGCCGAAGCAGATGCATTTATTTACAATGGGTTAGGAATGGAAACGTATGCAGAAAAAATAGCAGAAGCTTTAGAAAATGAAGATACCATCATGGTTGAAGCAGCACACGGGATTGAAGTCGTTCAACATACACATGATCATCACACTCATGAAGACGAACACCATGAAAGTGATGAACATGAACACGAAGCTGAACACCATGAAGCCGATGAACACGCTCACGAAGAAGAACATCATGAAGCCGATGAACACGCTCATGAAGAAGAACATCATGAAAGCGATGAACACGCTCATGAAGAAGAACATCATGAAAGCGATGAACACGCTCACGAAGATAAAGCTAATGAACATGAGCACCACCATAGAGATGTTGATCCACATGTTTGGCTTGATCCGATTCGTGCGATTATTCTTGCACAAAACATCAAAGATGCTCTTATTGAGCTAAAACCTGAAGCAAAAGAAGAATTTGAAAATAATTTTATTACATTAAAAGCTGAACTTGAAAAACTAGACGAAGAGTTCCATCAATTGGTTGACGCAAAGAAAAATCCTGAAATGATTGTCTCCCATGCTGCCTATGGGTATTGGGAAGAAAGCTATGGTATTCATCAAATTGCTGTAGCCGGAATCTCCCCAACGGATGAGCCATCACAAAAAGACTTAGCAAATATTATTAAGCTAGCAAAAGAAAAACAAATTCAATATATTATATTCGAACAAAATGTGACTCCAAAAGTGGCGGAAGTAATTCGTAAAGAAATCAACGCCGAACCTCTTCGCCTACACAACTTATCGGTCTTAACCGAAGAAGATATCCAAAATGGCGAAGACTACTTCAGTTTAATGCGGAAAAACATTGAAACATTAGATAAGGTATTACATTAA
- a CDS encoding permease has translation MFRWLHSHLIDFTGIFVIGIVIYLVSMSQFVGSELSIHIPTSFQQLNMIFLSILIEAIPFVLIGVLIAGFIQIFITEDHIRRWIPKNKFLAVMMSCVVGALFPACECGIVPIVRRLVAKGVPIYAGVGFLLTGPLINPIVILSTYMAFGNDLKMAALRMGIGFVAALVIALIISQLFKSNQLKHSLSEVTESMDQPKKHHSFINKIDEMLKHSIDEFFDMGKYLIIGAFVAAFLQTYVSAKSLFLFGEGVIGSTIVMMGLAYFLSLCSEADAFIGASFRHLFPSTSILAFLVYGPMIDLKNTFMLLSVFKTRFVFVLLILITFIVFICTQVTIWI, from the coding sequence GTGTTTCGATGGCTCCATTCACATTTAATTGATTTTACAGGAATATTCGTTATTGGCATTGTTATTTATTTGGTTTCTATGAGTCAATTTGTAGGATCGGAACTGTCCATACATATACCGACATCTTTTCAACAATTAAATATGATTTTTTTAAGTATATTAATAGAAGCGATTCCGTTTGTTTTAATCGGGGTTCTTATTGCTGGTTTTATTCAAATTTTCATTACAGAAGATCATATACGACGGTGGATTCCTAAAAATAAATTTTTAGCTGTCATGATGAGTTGTGTCGTTGGGGCCTTGTTTCCAGCTTGTGAGTGTGGTATTGTTCCCATTGTTCGTAGATTAGTAGCGAAAGGTGTCCCTATCTATGCAGGAGTCGGTTTTTTACTAACTGGTCCTTTAATTAATCCAATCGTTATTTTATCTACATATATGGCATTTGGAAATGACCTAAAAATGGCGGCATTACGAATGGGAATTGGTTTTGTTGCTGCATTAGTAATTGCCCTTATAATTAGCCAATTATTTAAGTCTAATCAATTAAAACATTCTTTATCAGAAGTTACAGAATCAATGGATCAGCCTAAGAAACATCATTCTTTTATTAATAAAATAGATGAAATGTTGAAACATTCCATTGATGAGTTTTTTGATATGGGAAAATATTTAATTATCGGTGCGTTTGTCGCGGCATTTTTGCAAACGTACGTATCTGCCAAATCTCTATTTCTGTTTGGTGAAGGTGTAATTGGCTCTACCATCGTGATGATGGGGCTCGCGTATTTCTTGTCTTTATGCTCTGAAGCCGACGCGTTTATCGGTGCGTCCTTTAGACATTTATTCCCATCGACTTCTATCCTAGCCTTTTTAGTCTATGGGCCGATGATTGATTTAAAAAACACCTTTATGCTATTAAGTGTGTTTAAAACGAGATTCGTCTTTGTTTTACTCATTCTCATTACCTTTATCGTGTTTATTTGTACGCAAGTGACCATTTGGATATAA
- a CDS encoding TIGR03943 family protein, producing MRFQFQPFLRAMILAGFAIFFIQLHLTGDITKYINPKYDMMSKWAAGILVILFFIQLPRIWEKHDHHHEHCHSGCTHDHGYSGSLSKKLISYSIIIFPLITGFTLSPTVLDSSIAAKKGTVLTQGNKKNVDQTSEINEGQDETDIGNSSSINSNDQLSNEENIQHQAPVTNENYFTQEDYDQEMEKLAQLDVIEMKNDIFASYYETISIDPKAFVGKKIKVSGFVYKEEGFTSNQLVISRFLITHCLADASIIGFLTEMEQAGDIKQDTWLEIEGTLDVTTYNGIELPMIKTSKWKVIEKPAEPYVYPVLINLTE from the coding sequence GTGCGTTTTCAATTCCAACCGTTTCTGCGGGCCATGATTTTAGCTGGATTCGCTATATTTTTTATTCAATTACATCTAACAGGGGATATAACTAAGTATATTAATCCAAAATACGACATGATGAGTAAATGGGCTGCAGGAATTTTGGTCATTCTTTTTTTCATTCAGCTTCCCCGTATATGGGAAAAACACGACCATCATCATGAGCATTGTCATTCCGGTTGTACGCACGACCACGGCTATTCGGGTTCTTTATCAAAAAAATTAATAAGTTATTCGATTATTATTTTTCCACTAATTACTGGTTTTACGCTTTCGCCTACGGTTTTAGATTCATCGATTGCTGCTAAAAAAGGGACCGTACTGACGCAAGGAAATAAAAAAAATGTAGACCAAACCTCTGAAATAAATGAGGGACAAGATGAAACCGATATTGGGAATTCATCTTCCATAAATAGTAACGATCAATTGTCTAATGAGGAGAACATTCAGCATCAAGCACCGGTGACCAATGAGAATTACTTTACGCAAGAAGATTACGACCAGGAGATGGAGAAGTTAGCTCAATTAGATGTTATCGAAATGAAAAATGATATTTTTGCTTCCTATTATGAAACAATTAGTATAGACCCGAAGGCTTTTGTTGGGAAAAAGATTAAAGTGAGCGGATTTGTCTATAAAGAAGAAGGTTTTACATCCAATCAACTAGTGATCTCAAGGTTTCTGATTACCCACTGTTTAGCGGATGCATCCATCATTGGGTTTTTAACTGAAATGGAACAAGCAGGTGATATTAAACAAGATACTTGGCTTGAGATAGAAGGCACATTGGACGTAACGACGTATAATGGAATCGAATTGCCAATGATTAAAACTAGTAAGTGGAAAGTCATTGAAAAACCAGCGGAACCATATGTGTATCCAGTACTAATTAATCTAACGGAATAA
- a CDS encoding spore coat protein, translating to MPNNNKQIQNPKTQVPKTPQMNDRDFVNDLLATEKYMTDSYCTFLNEASHQSLYQDMLSIFNETQNAQRELYNCMFRNGWYKLEAADQQKLQQSYTQFQGYTSQFPNGGQYQ from the coding sequence ATGCCAAATAATAATAAACAAATCCAAAATCCCAAAACGCAAGTACCGAAAACACCGCAAATGAATGATCGGGACTTTGTGAATGACTTGTTAGCAACAGAAAAATATATGACCGATTCGTATTGCACGTTTTTAAATGAAGCAAGTCACCAATCGCTGTACCAAGATATGCTTTCCATTTTTAATGAAACGCAAAATGCACAACGAGAATTATACAATTGTATGTTCCGCAATGGATGGTACAAATTAGAAGCGGCTGACCAGCAAAAATTACAGCAATCGTACACTCAATTCCAAGGTTACACGTCACAATTTCCAAACGGAGGACAGTATCAATAA
- a CDS encoding spore coat protein: MQNQSQQPLYSQQPGTMSQPPEVVTVKDSLYLNDMLSWNLLAAKKAHHFASQCQNPDVRAELEKCVQMHQRHYQQILSHLNPANQPNHQQMQ, translated from the coding sequence ATGCAAAATCAATCACAACAACCTTTGTATTCCCAACAACCGGGAACAATGTCGCAACCACCTGAAGTCGTGACAGTGAAAGATTCTTTATATTTAAATGACATGCTTTCATGGAATTTATTAGCCGCTAAAAAAGCCCACCATTTTGCATCCCAATGCCAAAATCCTGATGTAAGAGCTGAATTGGAAAAATGTGTGCAAATGCATCAACGACATTATCAACAAATTCTATCTCATCTAAATCCTGCGAACCAACCAAACCATCAACAAATGCAATAA
- a CDS encoding proline dehydrogenase — MEALLRNFFLFLSKNKFLTKMAKKYGLRFGASRFVAGETIEQAVEVIKDLNRKGLAVTIDYLGEFVDNEKEANEMADQSIEAIKAIGREKLDSQLSLKMTSMGLDISYDVVMRNMRRILDAAKENNVFVTIDMEDYARCQKTLDIFKELKKDYDNVGTVIQAYLYRTEKDIEDLNAYSPNLRLVKGAYKESPEVAFPDKKDVDENFKKIIKMHLLNGNYTAVATHDDAIIEYTKQLVKEYNIPNDQFEFQMLYGIRPERQLELVKEGYKMRVYVPYGTDWYGYFMRRLAERPANVAFVLKGILKK, encoded by the coding sequence ATGGAAGCACTATTACGTAATTTTTTCTTATTTTTATCTAAAAATAAATTTTTAACGAAGATGGCAAAAAAATATGGTCTTCGTTTTGGCGCTTCCCGTTTTGTAGCTGGAGAAACAATTGAACAAGCGGTCGAAGTGATTAAAGATTTAAATCGTAAGGGGTTAGCTGTAACAATTGACTATTTAGGCGAGTTTGTCGATAACGAAAAAGAAGCAAACGAAATGGCCGACCAATCAATTGAAGCAATTAAAGCGATTGGTCGTGAAAAATTAGATTCGCAATTATCATTGAAAATGACATCGATGGGATTAGACATTTCTTATGATGTGGTTATGCGCAATATGCGCCGCATTTTAGATGCAGCCAAAGAAAACAATGTGTTCGTGACGATTGATATGGAAGACTATGCCCGTTGTCAAAAAACGTTAGACATTTTTAAAGAACTAAAGAAAGATTACGACAATGTCGGTACCGTTATTCAGGCGTATTTATACCGTACCGAAAAAGATATTGAGGACTTAAATGCTTATTCACCGAACCTTCGTTTAGTAAAAGGAGCGTATAAAGAATCGCCAGAAGTAGCGTTCCCTGATAAAAAAGACGTTGATGAAAACTTTAAAAAGATCATTAAAATGCATTTATTAAACGGAAACTATACAGCTGTGGCTACCCACGACGATGCGATAATTGAATATACGAAACAACTCGTGAAAGAGTATAACATTCCAAATGACCAATTTGAATTCCAAATGTTATATGGCATTCGTCCGGAGCGTCAATTAGAGCTAGTTAAAGAAGGGTACAAAATGCGCGTGTACGTCCCATATGGGACTGATTGGTACGGATATTTCATGCGTCGTTTAGCGGAGCGTCCAGCTAACGTAGCGTTCGTATTAAAAGGGATTCTTAAGAAGTAA
- a CDS encoding YuzL family protein: MKVKKQPTKHAVSAASVKGNAGPTPEYDGGGKVNSQNNQYKK, encoded by the coding sequence TTGAAGGTAAAAAAACAACCGACAAAACATGCTGTCAGTGCAGCTAGTGTTAAAGGAAATGCAGGTCCTACTCCGGAATACGACGGTGGTGGAAAAGTAAACAGTCAAAATAATCAATACAAAAAATAA
- a CDS encoding enoyl-CoA hydratase/isomerase family protein: MTRSIHKAAVLGSGVMGSGIAAHLANVGIPTLLLDIVPKELTEEEKKNGLTLEHKEVRNRLSQTALQKLLKQKPAPLASKKNLAFIEVGNLEDDLDRLKECDWIIEVVVERLDIKKQLFEKVDQYRKQGSIVSSNTSGISIEAMAEGRSEDFQKHFLGTHFFNPPRYLKLLEIIPTKKTDPEVLQFMKSFGEDVLGKGVVVAKDTPNFIANRIGTYGLLVTVQEMLKGKYGVGEIDSLTGPIIGRPKSATFRTLDVVGLDTFIHVANNVYEKVTGNEKEVFEVPAFMKAMLQKGWLGSKTGQGFYLKKDKEILELNPTTLEYQPRTKLQAPSLQMAKQEKSLPKKLKALVYAEDRAGTLLWNILAPVLSYSAQLLGEIADDIVAIDRAMKWGFGWELGPFEVWDAIGVKRSVEKMKESNIEVPAWIVEMLESGHETFYKEEEGVVSYYHNGDYRQVETNPKVIDLKLLKKQKGVIKKNSGASLIDIGDGVALLEFHSPNNAIGLDIIQMINFALDEVEKNYKGLVIGNQGKNFCVGANLALILMEAQDDNDFEIDMVVRQFQQAMMRVKYSKRPVVAAPFGMTLGGGTEICLPAARIQASLETYMGLVEVGVGLIPGGGGNKELYIKHLESIPNGVEFDLQKVANKVFETIAMAKVSTSGEEARELNFLDLADGISVNNDHLLYDAKQLVLSLYESGYKPPVKKKVPVVGETGYATLLLAAQSMYYSGYISEHDLKIAKKLAYVIAGGKVPFGTEVDEEYLLDLEREAFLSLVKEPKSQQRMQYMLTKGKPLRN, from the coding sequence TTGACTCGAAGCATCCACAAAGCAGCCGTTCTCGGTTCAGGTGTTATGGGTTCTGGTATTGCTGCGCATTTAGCCAACGTAGGAATCCCAACATTATTGCTCGATATTGTTCCGAAAGAATTAACCGAAGAAGAGAAGAAAAATGGACTCACGTTAGAACACAAAGAAGTTCGTAATCGTCTGAGTCAAACCGCTCTCCAAAAGTTGTTAAAGCAAAAACCAGCTCCTCTAGCTTCAAAAAAGAACTTGGCCTTTATTGAAGTAGGAAACTTAGAAGACGATCTCGATCGATTAAAAGAGTGTGATTGGATTATTGAAGTAGTAGTCGAACGACTCGATATTAAGAAGCAGTTGTTTGAAAAAGTTGATCAATATCGTAAACAAGGGAGTATCGTAAGTTCTAATACATCCGGAATTTCGATTGAAGCGATGGCAGAAGGTCGCTCTGAAGATTTTCAAAAACATTTTTTAGGAACGCACTTTTTTAATCCTCCTCGTTACTTAAAGCTTCTTGAAATAATTCCAACGAAAAAGACGGATCCTGAAGTGCTCCAATTTATGAAATCATTTGGTGAGGACGTACTTGGTAAAGGAGTCGTTGTTGCTAAAGATACACCGAACTTTATCGCTAACCGAATTGGAACGTACGGGTTACTTGTTACTGTTCAAGAAATGTTGAAAGGAAAGTACGGCGTCGGCGAAATCGATTCCTTGACAGGACCTATCATTGGGCGCCCGAAAAGCGCTACGTTCCGTACCCTAGATGTGGTGGGATTAGATACATTCATTCATGTCGCCAACAACGTGTATGAAAAAGTGACCGGTAACGAAAAAGAAGTATTCGAAGTCCCTGCGTTTATGAAAGCGATGTTACAAAAAGGTTGGCTCGGTAGTAAGACCGGTCAAGGCTTTTATTTAAAAAAAGATAAAGAAATTTTGGAGTTAAATCCGACCACACTTGAGTATCAACCGCGTACGAAATTACAAGCACCTTCATTACAAATGGCTAAACAAGAAAAAAGTTTACCAAAGAAACTAAAAGCGCTCGTGTACGCTGAAGACCGCGCTGGAACACTATTATGGAATATTCTTGCTCCAGTATTAAGCTACTCTGCTCAGCTTCTCGGAGAAATCGCTGATGATATCGTTGCTATTGACCGAGCAATGAAATGGGGATTTGGCTGGGAGCTTGGACCATTTGAAGTATGGGATGCCATTGGTGTGAAACGGTCTGTGGAAAAGATGAAAGAATCAAATATCGAAGTCCCTGCTTGGATTGTAGAAATGCTCGAAAGCGGACATGAAACGTTTTACAAAGAAGAAGAAGGTGTCGTCTCCTATTATCACAACGGGGACTATCGTCAAGTAGAAACAAATCCAAAAGTTATTGACTTAAAGCTATTGAAAAAACAAAAAGGTGTCATTAAGAAAAATAGCGGAGCAAGCTTAATTGATATCGGTGATGGGGTCGCGTTATTGGAATTTCATTCACCGAATAACGCGATAGGCTTAGATATCATCCAAATGATCAACTTTGCTCTCGACGAAGTAGAAAAAAATTACAAAGGTCTCGTCATCGGAAACCAAGGGAAAAACTTCTGTGTTGGTGCCAACTTAGCCCTCATTTTAATGGAAGCCCAAGACGATAACGACTTTGAAATTGACATGGTTGTTCGCCAATTCCAGCAAGCGATGATGCGCGTGAAATATAGTAAACGTCCAGTAGTGGCAGCACCGTTTGGAATGACATTAGGTGGAGGGACCGAAATTTGTTTACCAGCTGCTCGCATTCAAGCGTCATTAGAAACGTATATGGGCTTAGTAGAAGTTGGCGTAGGACTTATTCCAGGTGGTGGAGGTAATAAAGAGCTTTACATTAAGCATTTGGAAAGTATTCCGAACGGAGTCGAATTCGATTTACAAAAAGTGGCGAACAAAGTATTTGAAACGATTGCTATGGCGAAAGTGTCAACATCCGGTGAAGAAGCACGTGAACTTAATTTCCTTGATCTAGCTGATGGTATAAGCGTCAATAACGATCATTTATTATACGATGCAAAACAACTGGTGCTGTCCCTTTACGAAAGCGGATACAAACCGCCGGTGAAAAAGAAAGTTCCGGTTGTTGGAGAAACAGGTTATGCGACATTACTGTTAGCAGCCCAATCCATGTACTATTCAGGTTATATTTCTGAGCACGACTTAAAGATTGCTAAAAAGTTGGCGTATGTTATCGCGGGTGGAAAAGTGCCGTTCGGTACAGAAGTGGATGAAGAGTATTTACTCGATTTAGAGCGCGAAGCATTCTTAAGCTTAGTAAAAGAACCAAAATCCCAACAACGTATGCAATATATGTTAACAAAAGGAAAGCCCCTACGTAATTAA
- a CDS encoding acetyl-CoA C-acetyltransferase produces MREAVIVAGARTPVGKAKKGSLATVRPDDLGALVVKETLKRAGNYEGPIDDLIIGCAMPEAEQGLNLARNIGALAGLPHTVPAITINRYCSSGLQSIAFAAEKIMIGHADTIIAGGAESMSLVPMMGHVVRPNAKLAETAPEYYMSMGHTAEEVAKKYGITREEQDAFAVRSHQKAAKAIKEGKFQDEIVPVDVTVRQVDENNRLVEKTFQFTEDEGVRPDTNVEVLSKLRPAFAANGTVTAGNASQTSDGAAAVLVMDREKAESLGLKPIAKFRSFAVAGVRPEIMGIGPVEAVPKALKLAGLELSDIDLIELNEAFASQSIQVIRELGLDEEKVNVNGGAIALGHPLGCTGTKLTLTLLHEMKRRNAQFGVVTMCIGGGMGAAGVFELL; encoded by the coding sequence ATGAGAGAAGCGGTCATTGTAGCTGGTGCGAGAACGCCAGTCGGAAAAGCAAAAAAAGGTTCGCTCGCTACGGTACGTCCAGACGACTTAGGTGCACTTGTAGTAAAAGAAACGTTAAAACGTGCTGGTAACTATGAAGGTCCGATTGATGATTTAATTATCGGATGCGCTATGCCAGAAGCGGAGCAAGGTTTAAACTTAGCAAGAAATATCGGCGCATTAGCAGGCTTACCACACACGGTACCGGCTATTACGATCAATCGATATTGCTCGTCTGGATTACAGTCCATTGCTTTTGCTGCTGAAAAAATTATGATTGGTCACGCCGATACAATCATTGCTGGTGGCGCTGAATCGATGAGTTTAGTGCCGATGATGGGACATGTTGTCCGTCCGAATGCGAAGCTAGCTGAAACAGCTCCTGAATATTATATGAGCATGGGCCATACGGCGGAAGAAGTGGCGAAAAAGTATGGTATTACACGGGAAGAACAAGACGCCTTTGCTGTACGGAGTCATCAAAAAGCAGCCAAAGCGATTAAAGAAGGGAAGTTTCAAGACGAAATCGTTCCAGTGGATGTAACGGTACGCCAAGTGGACGAAAATAACAGACTTGTCGAAAAAACGTTCCAATTTACAGAAGACGAAGGAGTACGACCAGATACGAACGTCGAGGTGCTATCGAAGTTACGACCAGCCTTTGCTGCAAATGGTACCGTAACGGCAGGAAACGCATCGCAAACGAGCGACGGAGCAGCAGCAGTACTGGTTATGGATCGAGAAAAAGCAGAGTCACTTGGCTTAAAACCAATAGCTAAATTCCGTTCTTTCGCGGTTGCAGGTGTACGACCTGAAATTATGGGAATCGGTCCGGTTGAAGCGGTACCGAAAGCACTCAAGTTAGCAGGGCTCGAGTTATCTGATATCGACTTAATTGAATTAAATGAAGCATTTGCATCCCAATCCATTCAAGTCATCCGAGAACTAGGTTTAGATGAAGAAAAAGTGAATGTGAATGGTGGAGCGATTGCCTTAGGACATCCACTTGGTTGTACAGGAACAAAATTAACGCTCACGCTCCTTCACGAAATGAAGCGGAGAAATGCCCAATTTGGTGTTGTCACGATGTGTATCGGTGGCGGAATGGGTGCCGCTGGCGTATTTGAATTACTTTAA
- a CDS encoding acyl-CoA dehydrogenase family protein has protein sequence MTNKTDALIKGGSFLIDDVSYEQLFVPEEYTDEQKMIAKTTEEFVVNEVIPQLEHLENHEFDRSVKLLKQAGEIGLLGADVPEEYGGLGLDKISSALIAEKMSRAGGFSISYGAHVGIGSLPIVLFGTEEQKKKYLPALATGEKIAAYALTEPGSGSDALGAKTTAKLNEAGTHYILNGEKQWITNAGFADVFVVYAKIDGEHFSAFIVERDFPGVSTGAEEKKMGIKSSSTRTLILEDAEVPVENLLGEVGKGHVIAFNILNIGRYKLGVGAVGASKRALEITLQYANQRQQFKTPISQFNLTKEKFGTMGAKLYAAESSVYRTVGLFEDRMSKLSEEEVNDGKEVAKSIAEYAIECSLNKVFATEVLDYIVDEGVQIHGGYGFMQEYEIERMYRDSRINRIFEGTNEINRLLVPGMYLRKAMKGELPLLQKAQTLQEELMMMMPEEPGNEPLAQEKYLVRNAKKIALMIAGLAAQKYGKALENEQEVLVNISDIVSNVYAMESTVLRTEKAIQQVGLEKAKQKVLYTEIFCQEAFNEIEQHAKETLVAVEHGDTLRMMLSVLRKLTRHTPINVITKKREAAEALIEAEKYIV, from the coding sequence ATGACAAACAAAACGGATGCTTTAATTAAAGGTGGTAGCTTCTTAATTGATGATGTGTCTTATGAGCAATTGTTCGTTCCAGAAGAGTATACGGATGAACAAAAAATGATTGCGAAAACGACAGAAGAATTTGTTGTAAACGAAGTGATTCCACAGCTTGAACATCTTGAAAACCATGAGTTCGATCGTTCGGTAAAACTATTAAAACAAGCAGGGGAAATAGGTTTACTAGGTGCGGACGTTCCTGAAGAATATGGGGGGCTTGGTTTAGATAAAATTAGCTCTGCACTTATCGCGGAAAAAATGTCTCGTGCCGGCGGATTCTCCATTTCCTATGGAGCACATGTCGGAATTGGTTCATTACCAATCGTATTATTCGGTACGGAAGAACAAAAGAAAAAATATTTACCGGCTCTTGCGACTGGTGAAAAAATTGCCGCTTATGCGTTAACAGAACCAGGTTCCGGTTCTGATGCATTAGGTGCGAAAACAACGGCCAAATTAAATGAAGCCGGTACACATTACATTTTAAACGGTGAAAAACAGTGGATTACGAACGCTGGTTTTGCTGATGTATTTGTTGTTTACGCAAAAATTGATGGTGAACATTTCTCCGCATTTATTGTCGAACGAGACTTCCCAGGCGTATCCACTGGTGCCGAAGAAAAGAAAATGGGTATTAAAAGTTCATCCACACGTACACTCATTTTAGAAGATGCGGAAGTACCTGTAGAAAACCTTTTAGGAGAAGTTGGAAAAGGTCACGTCATTGCCTTTAATATCTTAAATATTGGTCGTTATAAACTAGGTGTCGGTGCGGTTGGTGCATCCAAACGTGCTCTTGAAATTACATTGCAATATGCGAACCAACGTCAACAGTTTAAAACTCCAATCTCCCAATTTAACTTAACGAAAGAAAAATTCGGTACAATGGGCGCGAAACTGTATGCTGCTGAAAGCTCTGTGTATCGAACAGTCGGTTTATTTGAAGACCGAATGAGCAAGCTTTCCGAGGAAGAAGTAAATGATGGTAAAGAAGTAGCCAAATCAATTGCAGAATATGCGATTGAATGCTCTTTAAATAAAGTATTTGCGACAGAAGTATTAGATTACATTGTTGATGAAGGTGTACAAATTCACGGTGGCTACGGTTTCATGCAAGAATATGAGATTGAAAGAATGTACCGTGATTCCCGCATTAACCGCATTTTCGAAGGTACAAACGAAATCAACCGCCTGTTAGTTCCAGGTATGTACTTACGAAAAGCGATGAAAGGGGAGCTCCCACTTTTACAGAAAGCACAAACGCTGCAAGAAGAATTAATGATGATGATGCCAGAAGAACCAGGTAACGAACCGTTAGCCCAAGAAAAATATTTAGTACGTAATGCGAAAAAAATTGCGTTAATGATTGCTGGTTTAGCGGCACAAAAATACGGAAAAGCATTAGAAAACGAACAAGAAGTACTTGTTAATATTTCGGATATTGTTTCTAACGTTTATGCGATGGAGTCTACGGTTCTCCGTACAGAAAAAGCAATCCAACAAGTAGGTCTGGAAAAAGCGAAACAAAAAGTATTGTATACGGAGATTTTCTGTCAAGAAGCGTTCAACGAAATTGAACAACACGCCAAAGAAACATTAGTAGCTGTCGAACACGGTGATACGTTACGTATGATGCTTTCCGTCCTTCGTAAATTAACTCGTCATACACCAATTAATGTCATTACGAAAAAGCGTGAAGCAGCTGAAGCATTAATCGAAGCGGAAAAATATATTGTGTAA
- a CDS encoding winged helix-turn-helix transcriptional regulator: MGQKAIETFRRCIPLFQALSDPYRQDIILLLAEKEPLTVNEITEHLTLSRPAVSHHLKILRDQHLVQIEQKGTQRFYSLALDDAIQLLKELVHTVEKQCE; the protein is encoded by the coding sequence ATGGGGCAAAAAGCGATAGAAACGTTTCGTCGTTGTATCCCCCTCTTTCAAGCGCTAAGTGATCCTTATCGTCAAGATATTATTTTGCTTTTAGCGGAAAAAGAGCCGTTAACGGTCAATGAAATTACGGAGCACTTAACGTTATCCCGTCCGGCAGTTTCGCATCATTTAAAAATTTTGCGAGACCAACATTTAGTTCAAATTGAACAAAAGGGGACGCAACGCTTTTATTCCCTTGCATTGGACGATGCGATTCAACTATTAAAAGAACTGGTTCATACGGTAGAAAAGCAGTGCGAGTAA